A genomic segment from Tuwongella immobilis encodes:
- a CDS encoding cupin domain-containing protein yields the protein MRMIPTPTRINAPGTPPKTIEEFIGLVNSGHRDISIARMVSPHGWSEPGQTPEFDEFTLVLKGTLTVETRTGTHKITAGQCLIAEKGEWVRYSTPDEGGAEYVAICVPAFTPATVHRDE from the coding sequence CGAATGATCCCGACGCCGACGCGCATCAACGCCCCCGGCACCCCGCCCAAAACCATCGAAGAATTCATCGGTCTGGTGAATTCCGGGCATCGCGACATCAGCATTGCCCGCATGGTCAGCCCGCACGGCTGGAGCGAACCGGGGCAAACGCCGGAATTCGATGAATTCACGCTGGTGCTCAAAGGGACGCTGACCGTGGAGACGCGCACGGGCACGCACAAGATTACCGCCGGGCAATGCCTGATCGCCGAAAAAGGCGAGTGGGTGCGCTACAGCACGCCGGATGAAGGCGGGGCGGAATATGTCGCCATTTGCGTGCCCGCGTTCACCCCGGCAACCGTCCACCGCGACGAATAA